In Methanothermococcus thermolithotrophicus DSM 2095, one DNA window encodes the following:
- the mtrA gene encoding tetrahydromethanopterin S-methyltransferase subunit A has protein sequence MADKKAPASGWPVVSGEYVVGNPESCVGVITLGSHGLDEAAIEAGAALSGPCHTENLGIEKVVANYISNPNIRFMVLCGSEVQGHITGQCFKALHENGIGDDGGIIGAKGAIPFLENVGPDAVERFQRQIVEIVDLIDVEDTGKIAQAIKDCISKDPGAIDEDAVVLDLEGGGGGAGDDESTSIKPTSPEVALLETRMRMIYEKINDAALIAKFNSGYYNGKIQGIAIGLFLSLLIFSL, from the coding sequence ATGGCAGATAAAAAAGCCCCTGCATCAGGATGGCCAGTTGTAAGTGGTGAGTATGTAGTGGGAAACCCTGAAAGCTGTGTAGGTGTTATAACCTTAGGTTCCCACGGTTTAGATGAGGCTGCTATTGAAGCAGGTGCGGCTCTCTCAGGACCTTGCCACACAGAAAATCTTGGAATTGAAAAAGTTGTAGCCAACTACATTTCAAACCCAAACATTAGATTCATGGTATTATGTGGTTCTGAAGTTCAAGGACACATTACAGGACAGTGCTTTAAGGCATTACACGAAAATGGTATTGGAGACGATGGTGGAATCATCGGTGCTAAAGGAGCTATTCCATTCTTGGAAAACGTTGGCCCAGATGCAGTTGAAAGATTCCAAAGACAAATCGTTGAAATTGTAGATTTAATCGACGTAGAAGACACCGGTAAAATAGCACAAGCTATTAAAGACTGCATCTCAAAAGACCCTGGTGCTATCGATGAGGACGCGGTAGTTTTAGATTTAGAAGGTGGCGGCGGTGGAGCCGGAGACGATGAATCCACCTCAATAAAGCCTACTTCACCAGAAGTAGCATTATTGGAAACTAGAATGAGAATGATTTATGAAAAAATAAACGATGCTGCACTAATTGCAAAATTCAATTCAGGATACTATAACGGAAAAATTCAAGGTATTGCAATAGGATTATTCCTGTCCTTATTGATATTCTCGTTATAA
- a CDS encoding tetrahydromethanopterin S-methyltransferase subunit B has protein sequence MEIIKVCPELNVVMDVDSGLIAEMRKDVLVVDLNPIEEEINKLEKLAKAFENSLDPRCSPLKAYPGREGTYKIGGMFQGMFFGFWVTLAILVLVTILVIKTNLSLIGL, from the coding sequence ATGGAAATAATTAAAGTATGTCCTGAACTTAATGTTGTAATGGACGTGGATTCAGGGCTTATAGCTGAAATGAGGAAGGATGTTCTTGTTGTAGATTTAAATCCTATTGAGGAAGAAATAAATAAATTGGAAAAATTAGCAAAAGCATTTGAAAACTCACTTGACCCAAGATGTTCACCATTGAAGGCATACCCGGGTAGGGAAGGAACCTACAAAATCGGCGGTATGTTCCAGGGAATGTTCTTTGGTTTCTGGGTAACGTTAGCGATCCTTGTGTTAGTTACAATATTGGTTATTAAAACTAATTTAAGTTTGATAGGGTTATAA
- the mtrA gene encoding tetrahydromethanopterin S-methyltransferase subunit A gives MADKKAPASGWPVVSGEYVVGNPESCVGVITLGSHGLDEAAIEAGAALSGPCHTENLGIEKVVANYISNPNIRFMVLCGSEVQGHITGQCFKALHENGIGDDGGIIGAKGAIPFLENVGPDAVERFQRQIVEIVDLIDVEDTGKIAQAIKDCISKDPGAIDEDAVVLDLEGGGGAGEGGDEEGLSIEGIPTVAEPDLEYTKKLLDSLEYKVGLITRDLGLASGVQSQAVEGALLGSLFAVVLIGIPIILKLLLG, from the coding sequence ATGGCAGATAAAAAAGCCCCTGCATCAGGATGGCCAGTTGTAAGTGGTGAGTATGTAGTGGGAAACCCTGAAAGCTGTGTAGGTGTTATAACCTTAGGTTCCCACGGTTTAGATGAGGCTGCTATTGAAGCAGGTGCGGCTCTCTCAGGACCTTGCCACACAGAAAATCTTGGAATTGAAAAAGTTGTAGCCAACTACATTTCAAACCCAAACATTAGATTCATGGTATTATGTGGTTCTGAAGTTCAAGGACACATTACAGGACAGTGCTTTAAGGCATTACACGAAAATGGTATTGGAGACGATGGTGGAATCATCGGTGCTAAAGGAGCTATTCCATTCTTGGAAAACGTTGGCCCAGATGCAGTTGAAAGATTCCAAAGACAAATCGTTGAAATTGTAGATTTAATCGACGTAGAAGACACCGGTAAAATAGCACAAGCTATTAAAGACTGCATCTCAAAAGACCCTGGTGCTATCGATGAGGACGCGGTAGTTTTAGATTTAGAAGGTGGCGGCGGTGCCGGCGAAGGTGGGGATGAAGAAGGTCTTTCAATTGAAGGTATTCCAACAGTTGCAGAGCCGGATTTAGAATACACAAAAAAACTCTTAGACAGCTTGGAATACAAAGTAGGCTTAATTACAAGGGATCTTGGTTTAGCTTCAGGAGTTCAATCCCAAGCAGTTGAAGGGGCATTATTAGGCTCATTATTCGCCGTTGTTTTAATTGGGATCCCAATTATATTAAAACTCTTACTAGGGTGA
- the mtrG gene encoding tetrahydromethanopterin S-methyltransferase subunit MtrG: MSEIPTVVTPSKDFKKLQEKLSEIDETVENTNAEIVQRLGKKAGRDVGIVYGFIIGFVIVVVLGKILPLFQFIK; encoded by the coding sequence ATGTCTGAAATTCCCACAGTTGTTACTCCATCAAAGGATTTTAAAAAATTGCAGGAAAAATTATCCGAGATAGATGAAACCGTAGAAAATACCAATGCTGAAATAGTACAAAGGTTAGGTAAAAAAGCAGGTAGAGACGTTGGTATTGTTTATGGATTTATAATAGGATTTGTAATTGTGGTTGTACTTGGAAAAATATTGCCATTATTTCAATTTATAAAATAA
- a CDS encoding DUF362 domain-containing protein: MEKVYYSTKNDYEELDNKILDLIFNEVDFDNCDKILVKPNILGPYPADRCVTTHWKFLDWVLKYLKNNFDGKIIVGESSGFSTKKSFTVSGLENVCRRHEIPYIAFESDEYIIEKICNHEIRIPKTVQECELIVNLPKLKTHMLMKYTGAVKNLYGCIPGGLKPKLHKYFPKESDFADLLVELYNKITENKNIVTIMDGIWGLEGNGPSNGRPINSRIVIGSKSPIALDMFASYYIGYKMDDILTNKYLKTDFKVINADDNKEVPLESIERMNFKKPDTVVLNSIIPFLPFVSTKLTKMIFSFMIPKPRINKRSCVKCGICEKICPVNAIHNLKIDLKKCIKCYCCHEMCRYNAVKLVRGLF, from the coding sequence ATGGAGAAAGTATATTATTCTACAAAAAATGATTACGAAGAGCTCGACAATAAAATTCTAGATTTAATATTTAATGAAGTAGATTTTGATAACTGCGATAAAATCCTAGTGAAACCTAACATACTGGGGCCGTATCCTGCAGATAGATGTGTAACCACACACTGGAAATTTTTAGACTGGGTATTGAAATATCTTAAAAATAACTTTGATGGAAAAATTATAGTGGGCGAATCTTCCGGATTTTCAACTAAGAAATCCTTTACAGTCTCTGGTCTTGAAAACGTCTGTAGAAGACATGAAATACCATATATTGCATTTGAAAGTGACGAATATATTATAGAAAAAATATGCAATCATGAAATAAGAATTCCAAAAACTGTTCAAGAGTGCGAGCTCATAGTAAACCTTCCAAAGTTAAAAACCCATATGTTGATGAAGTACACCGGAGCTGTCAAGAACTTATACGGTTGCATTCCAGGCGGTTTAAAACCAAAATTACACAAATACTTCCCAAAAGAATCTGATTTTGCAGATCTGCTCGTTGAATTGTATAATAAAATAACTGAAAATAAGAATATTGTAACAATCATGGACGGTATATGGGGCTTAGAAGGAAATGGACCAAGCAATGGAAGACCTATAAACTCCAGAATAGTAATTGGATCAAAAAGTCCTATAGCACTTGATATGTTTGCCTCTTATTATATTGGCTATAAAATGGACGACATCCTGACTAACAAATACTTAAAAACAGATTTCAAAGTTATAAATGCAGATGATAATAAAGAAGTACCTCTTGAATCCATTGAGAGAATGAACTTTAAAAAGCCAGATACTGTAGTTTTAAATTCAATAATCCCGTTCCTTCCATTTGTATCGACTAAATTAACAAAAATGATATTCTCATTCATGATTCCTAAACCAAGGATAAATAAACGTAGCTGTGTTAAGTGCGGAATTTGTGAAAAAATATGTCCTGTAAATGCGATACACAACCTAAAAATAGATTTAAAAAAATGTATCAAGTGCTATTGCTGTCATGAAATGTGCAGGTATAATGCAGTTAAACTAGTACGGGGATTATTTTAA
- the mtrH gene encoding tetrahydromethanopterin S-methyltransferase subunit H: MFKFDKEQMVIEIAGRKFGGQPGEYPTGLSGTIFYARHKIVEDERKGIFDKKAAEDLINKQAEMEDITGNPALVQVFGGNPEALTKYIDFVAEVWDGPMLLDSTSGEARMAAARRATEAGYASQCIYNSINVSIEEAEFQNLVESDLEASIVLCFDPMDPSVEGKLNVLLDGGKTADTGMLELAEKAGIKYPLIDVAVTPLGNGAGPAVRASFAVKAKLGLPVGSGIHNIPSAWDWLREFRKGLREEGLTQLAKDVHHVCDIGANIVQTMGAGDFVLYGPIDNAQLAFPAVAMTDMVIAEAAKELGTAAVDTHPFNKLL, encoded by the coding sequence ATGTTCAAATTCGATAAAGAACAGATGGTAATTGAAATCGCAGGAAGGAAATTTGGTGGTCAGCCAGGAGAATATCCAACAGGTTTATCTGGAACCATATTCTACGCAAGACACAAAATAGTAGAAGATGAAAGAAAAGGTATTTTCGACAAAAAGGCTGCTGAAGATTTAATAAACAAGCAGGCTGAAATGGAAGATATAACAGGAAACCCTGCGCTTGTTCAGGTATTCGGTGGTAACCCTGAAGCACTTACTAAATATATTGATTTTGTTGCTGAAGTTTGGGATGGACCAATGCTCCTTGACTCCACATCAGGGGAAGCAAGAATGGCTGCTGCGAGGAGAGCTACAGAAGCAGGATATGCAAGCCAGTGTATTTACAACTCTATCAACGTTTCAATTGAAGAAGCAGAATTCCAAAACTTAGTAGAAAGTGACCTCGAAGCTTCAATCGTTTTATGTTTCGACCCTATGGACCCATCAGTTGAAGGTAAATTAAACGTTTTATTAGATGGTGGAAAAACAGCAGATACTGGAATGTTAGAGCTCGCTGAAAAAGCAGGTATCAAATACCCATTAATCGACGTTGCTGTTACACCACTCGGTAACGGTGCAGGTCCAGCAGTTAGAGCATCATTTGCTGTTAAAGCTAAATTAGGATTACCAGTAGGTAGCGGTATCCACAACATTCCATCAGCATGGGACTGGCTGAGAGAATTTAGAAAAGGATTAAGAGAAGAAGGATTAACACAGCTCGCAAAAGATGTTCACCACGTATGTGACATCGGTGCAAACATAGTTCAGACAATGGGTGCTGGTGACTTTGTTCTCTACGGTCCTATTGACAACGCACAATTAGCATTCCCTGCAGTTGCAATGACTGACATGGTAATTGCAGAAGCTGCAAAAGAATTAGGAACAGCTGCAGTAGACACCCACCCATTCAACAAATTACTCTAA
- the bioD gene encoding dethiobiotin synthase, whose amino-acid sequence MLFITGTDTGVGKTYVSSILGNILKEKGVNVGYIKPIESGGVEDTTTLKNTLNLDDDLNLINPINLKNPLSPNIAFEVENYNISLDEIKNKIKDSFEILKNKYDFLIVEGAGGVCVPIKDNFLMSDLIKFLELPAVVVSRPNLGTINHTILTIEHLRNKGIEVKGVIINCITDLKDVLYYEKTFETIEKCGGIDIIGIVKNKNDYELDIEKILK is encoded by the coding sequence ATGCTATTCATCACAGGAACAGATACCGGAGTTGGTAAAACTTACGTTTCATCCATTTTAGGAAATATTTTAAAAGAAAAAGGCGTTAATGTTGGATACATAAAACCAATAGAATCAGGGGGAGTAGAGGACACAACAACCTTAAAAAATACATTGAATTTGGATGATGATTTGAATTTAATAAATCCAATAAACCTAAAAAATCCATTATCCCCAAATATTGCCTTTGAAGTTGAAAATTACAACATTTCTTTGGATGAAATAAAAAATAAAATAAAAGATTCATTTGAAATTTTAAAAAATAAATACGATTTTTTAATTGTCGAAGGAGCTGGCGGAGTTTGTGTTCCAATAAAAGATAATTTTTTAATGTCTGATTTAATAAAATTCTTAGAGCTCCCTGCAGTTGTAGTTTCAAGACCTAACTTAGGAACCATAAACCATACGATTTTAACAATCGAGCATTTGAGAAATAAAGGCATAGAAGTTAAAGGAGTTATTATCAACTGCATAACAGATTTAAAAGATGTTCTTTACTATGAAAAAACCTTTGAAACTATAGAAAAATGTGGAGGTATAGATATTATAGGTATCGTTAAAAATAAAAATGATTACGAGCTCGATATTGAGAAGATTTTAAAATAA
- a CDS encoding YchF/TatD family DNA exonuclease, with protein MEFKYIDAHCHIEDKSFNKNRDEIVKNAKDNGVEIVTSGASLGGCKRALNFKKEYGIYLTLGFHPGRTKAQDNVVDKVYNLIRENEKELLAVGEVGLDINVQNLDRQKIVFEKFVGLAEELNKPVIIHGRGLEKECFDVLNNRVVSMFHCYSGSINLAKELIENGHYVSLSTLVCFSKDHQNLVENLDLENIVVETDSPYLSPIKGEKNEPKNVIKVVEKIWEIKKEEYSLAEITKIIYDNTKKLYRI; from the coding sequence ATGGAATTTAAATATATCGATGCTCACTGTCATATCGAAGATAAATCCTTTAACAAAAATAGGGATGAAATTGTTAAAAATGCAAAAGATAATGGTGTGGAAATTGTTACAAGCGGGGCTAGTTTAGGAGGATGTAAGAGAGCTCTGAATTTTAAAAAAGAATATGGGATTTATTTAACATTGGGATTCCATCCTGGGAGAACTAAAGCTCAAGATAATGTGGTAGATAAAGTTTACAACCTAATCAGAGAAAATGAAAAGGAACTCTTGGCAGTTGGGGAAGTTGGATTGGATATAAATGTACAAAATTTGGATCGTCAGAAAATTGTTTTTGAGAAATTTGTAGGTCTAGCGGAAGAGCTAAACAAACCAGTAATAATCCATGGTAGGGGTTTGGAAAAGGAATGTTTTGATGTGTTGAATAACAGGGTAGTTTCAATGTTTCATTGCTATAGTGGAAGTATTAATTTGGCAAAAGAGCTGATTGAAAACGGCCATTATGTTTCCCTTTCTACACTGGTTTGTTTTTCAAAAGACCATCAAAATTTAGTTGAAAATTTAGATTTGGAAAATATTGTAGTCGAAACAGATAGCCCTTATCTATCCCCAATAAAGGGAGAGAAAAATGAACCTAAAAATGTCATAAAAGTAGTTGAAAAAATATGGGAAATAAAAAAGGAGGAATATTCTCTGGCTGAAATCACTAAGATTATATATGATAACACAAAAAAATTATACCGTATTTAA
- a CDS encoding DUF2096 family protein produces the protein MKDARGIDKQWVILNELAFKISEERPVPEEVFSRLRIANNVITYYLLDEHASYDSLKDAEAELSRVQGILFGLCDHELAMEYLEKMGKALRNELDVKFPIKKSSFNSEVKSRKDVESIRVKLQKEIQVEILGELSELHGVVFEYSREDEDKVLIDGEKRRVITALKDFSVIWNE, from the coding sequence ATGAAGGATGCAAGGGGAATCGATAAACAGTGGGTAATTTTAAATGAATTGGCATTTAAAATATCCGAGGAAAGACCAGTTCCAGAGGAGGTCTTTTCAAGGTTAAGGATAGCAAACAATGTTATTACGTATTATTTATTGGATGAACATGCCTCTTATGACTCTTTAAAGGATGCTGAAGCTGAACTTTCAAGAGTTCAGGGCATACTTTTTGGTTTATGCGATCATGAACTGGCTATGGAGTATCTTGAAAAAATGGGAAAGGCCTTAAGAAATGAGCTCGATGTTAAATTCCCTATTAAAAAATCCTCATTTAACAGTGAAGTGAAATCAAGAAAGGATGTTGAATCTATAAGGGTTAAACTACAAAAGGAGATTCAAGTAGAAATATTGGGGGAGTTAAGTGAATTACACGGGGTTGTTTTTGAATATAGCCGAGAGGACGAGGACAAAGTGTTAATTGATGGAGAAAAGAGAAGGGTAATAACTGCACTTAAAGATTTTTCAGTTATTTGGAACGAATGA
- a CDS encoding DUF749 family protein → MTELIASLMTIMSVEEGLKSQVADCIRVRAMCEKRELKDDDIVAIFNVHGTTSYQVFFIDKDTTIEDIKNELNKLGTRLNYDSEEVLKKYIEKMQ, encoded by the coding sequence GTGACAGAACTTATTGCTTCGTTGATGACAATAATGAGTGTTGAAGAAGGTTTAAAAAGTCAGGTTGCAGATTGTATTAGAGTTAGGGCAATGTGTGAAAAAAGAGAACTAAAAGATGATGATATTGTGGCAATTTTTAATGTTCACGGAACTACAAGCTATCAGGTTTTTTTCATAGATAAGGATACTACAATTGAAGACATAAAAAATGAGTTAAATAAATTGGGTACGAGATTGAACTATGATTCTGAAGAGGTTTTGAAGAAGTATATTGAAAAAATGCAATGA
- the mtrD gene encoding tetrahydromethanopterin S-methyltransferase subunit D: MDATSLIIPLAEITIAGAVINASVHFVPVGGAPAAMATSTGVGTGTTQLAAGAGFTGLMAAAAMASQAGISLANPVHLLMIILSGAVGSMIMLALTMLIGQLIYVFGVGVVPAADKCEKDPITGDYQKSYITPGTTGHAIPTVCFVSGLIGAAFGGLGGALAYIALKQLGFSSEVAGVIAIGFFFMNAVLASYNIGGTIEGFHDPNFKKVPNGIIASFISSLVTGAILAGMALGF; this comes from the coding sequence ATGGATGCTACAAGCTTAATAATACCTCTTGCAGAAATTACAATTGCAGGAGCAGTAATTAACGCAAGTGTTCACTTTGTCCCAGTTGGTGGTGCTCCAGCAGCAATGGCTACTTCAACAGGGGTAGGTACTGGTACAACACAGTTGGCAGCAGGTGCTGGTTTCACAGGGTTAATGGCCGCAGCAGCAATGGCTTCTCAAGCTGGAATCTCACTTGCAAACCCAGTTCACTTGTTAATGATTATATTATCAGGAGCCGTTGGTTCAATGATCATGTTAGCTCTTACAATGTTAATCGGTCAGCTTATCTATGTATTTGGTGTAGGGGTTGTTCCTGCAGCAGATAAGTGTGAAAAAGACCCAATAACTGGAGACTACCAAAAATCATATATTACTCCAGGTACAACAGGTCACGCTATCCCTACAGTTTGTTTTGTAAGTGGATTGATCGGAGCTGCATTTGGAGGTCTTGGTGGAGCTCTTGCATACATTGCTTTAAAACAGTTAGGATTTAGTTCAGAAGTTGCCGGAGTTATAGCTATTGGTTTCTTCTTCATGAATGCAGTTCTTGCATCCTACAACATCGGGGGTACAATTGAAGGATTCCACGATCCTAACTTCAAAAAAGTACCAAATGGAATTATAGCATCATTCATTTCATCATTAGTTACTGGTGCAATATTAGCAGGAATGGCTTTAGGATTCTAA
- the mtrC gene encoding tetrahydromethanopterin S-methyltransferase subunit MtrC, giving the protein MSHGGGGHAAELYPEEQVLAIGAIVSLVGIYIAHMVPQVAMLIGGLLAAAACVAGANTTRKVAAYGLGTGVPSIGMVSLGMGTISALAGVLLPPAIGITELATPIVTAATAIVIGFIVGKLTVNPVGMKIPIMVQSMTKLSLMGALAILGFCTAFAGGFSADLIINGAVNNGIIGLAFITAGISILHPFNACLGPNESHKRTLMLAIACGLLTWFIFSIAKLDVISIVVSGIFWVVSYSLFVKQSLNDACDVLYTPELPKKEM; this is encoded by the coding sequence ATGAGTCATGGTGGCGGAGGACACGCAGCAGAACTTTATCCAGAAGAACAAGTTTTAGCTATTGGAGCTATAGTATCACTTGTAGGTATATACATTGCACACATGGTGCCACAAGTAGCTATGCTCATAGGTGGATTATTGGCTGCAGCAGCTTGTGTAGCTGGGGCAAACACAACTAGAAAAGTAGCTGCTTACGGTCTTGGTACCGGGGTTCCATCAATTGGTATGGTAAGTTTAGGTATGGGTACAATATCAGCATTGGCTGGTGTTTTATTACCTCCAGCAATAGGAATCACAGAGTTAGCTACACCTATTGTTACAGCAGCAACTGCAATTGTAATAGGGTTTATCGTAGGTAAATTAACAGTAAATCCTGTTGGAATGAAAATTCCTATCATGGTTCAAAGTATGACAAAATTATCATTAATGGGTGCTTTGGCAATTTTAGGATTCTGTACTGCATTCGCAGGAGGATTTTCAGCAGACTTAATTATAAATGGTGCAGTTAATAACGGAATTATTGGATTGGCATTCATTACAGCAGGTATATCAATCTTGCACCCATTCAACGCATGTTTAGGTCCAAACGAAAGCCACAAGAGAACTTTAATGCTCGCTATAGCATGTGGTTTACTAACATGGTTTATATTCTCAATAGCTAAGTTAGACGTAATCTCAATTGTAGTCTCTGGAATATTCTGGGTAGTATCATACAGTCTATTCGTAAAACAGTCATTAAACGACGCCTGCGATGTATTATACACTCCTGAGTTACCTAAGAAGGAAATGTAA
- a CDS encoding V4R domain-containing protein: protein MGRGANVMAYMSGRTFGKSLNLKTIDEMIEFAKNYKIGIITVVNKNPLQIRVDECMTCSGLPNMEKPLCYFEGGFIVGCLEGIVNKKVKINETHCIGLGDDFCQFEVSTYPLYIFK from the coding sequence ATGGGGAGAGGGGCAAATGTAATGGCGTACATGTCTGGAAGGACATTTGGAAAATCATTAAATCTAAAAACCATAGATGAAATGATCGAATTCGCCAAAAATTATAAAATAGGCATTATCACGGTGGTAAATAAAAACCCGCTACAAATAAGGGTGGATGAATGTATGACATGTTCGGGATTACCCAACATGGAAAAACCATTATGTTACTTTGAAGGGGGATTTATAGTGGGGTGTTTGGAAGGTATAGTAAATAAGAAAGTTAAAATTAATGAAACTCACTGTATTGGATTGGGGGATGATTTCTGCCAGTTTGAGGTTAGTACGTATCCACTATACATATTTAAATAG